Sequence from the Solea senegalensis isolate Sse05_10M linkage group LG1, IFAPA_SoseM_1, whole genome shotgun sequence genome:
TATCAGTTCTAAGTACCTTCTTTCAGTTATATAAGCAAATAAGAGAATAACTGCTAAAATAATcaatgaaatgtgtttctaaatgTCTCTAAAAGCACATAATCATGctcaaaataaagttaaataaccAAAACAGGGATTCAAAACAATGTTGTCAGGATTAGTTGGATCGAGTTCAAATGTTagtaaaatgttgtttatttataagCAGATTATCACCCTTTAATAAATATTACTTCCATATCCACCACCATACTGTCTCTCTATATAATAATTCTCTATACAAAAGTGATTATAACGCACTGCttgtaacactttttttttttttacaatcctTTTTATCCAGTCCACCTCCTTTATAGTTATTATTgtatgtgaaaacacaaaagtatGAGTTGAGCCTGACAGAGAAGCAACAGTGAAGACCAACAGTGTCCCAAAGCCAGGAGACTTGTGGTGACCAGCAGAGATTAAAGCATTAGGGATTGGAAGATACAGCATGCCAGCTAATCCCAGGCCATCTTGTCACTGGACCAGCTGGAAGCTTTAAACACGCACACAGATTTGTGTTTATGGTCAACACCAACCACATAGACTAATACTGGCCAAAGTTAAAtgggaataaaaacataaaataatccCAACTGAGACATATCTGCTCTATCAATTCCTCCAGATAATAATCTGAGTTTATATGATggccaaacaaacaacaatttgAACTATCTTCAAAATTAAACTCTTGTTGGCTTTGTTGGATGCTCTGAACCTTTGTAGTTGAAAGGACTACAGATAAATACTCAAAGCAGGAGAAATACTGGGGTCCATTGAAGCAGCCATCTTATCGGCTCttcttcctgcttcctgtttttgtgGTCTCAGTCTGGCTCCTGTTTCCTGGTCCTCCCCGTGTCCCATCTCTCCATCCTGTCCAAACACTTGACCAGAACAATACAGCCGCGGCTCAAGAAGCAGCGGGGAGGACAAacgataaaagaaaaaagaggcagaTGGAACCTAGTGCACACCCTCTTCcaataaaaacacttacatGCACATCATTTCTCAATCTTGCCaaccacatttatatttatagcgCTCaactatatttatattcatatttatactaattacaataaagttgaatctcatctcacattatttttatgcttGGTTACAGTTCCAGAGCTTTTCCTGTGCAGCCATGCCAACAAAACCCCCTCATCGTTTCAGGGAAAAGCAGCCTGGAGAGACACACGAGTTCTGGCACTCTGACAGACGGCTAATAATAGTTGACAGGTAGTAGAAATATAACTCACGTTGTCTGGGCTTTGGGAGCACTAGATATTCTAATTTATTCCCACCCTAtcgtaaaaaataaaatataggtCTTTCAGTCAAATTGAATATTCATTATTTCCTGTTTGAGAATCTttatctaataaaaaaaagtcaattaagtgtggttaaaaaaacaacaaagcaaataGCGGTGGTTTGTTATCAGTGTCATAGCAGGAAACTACTGTAATTACCGATCTTGTCGTTACAGCTGTCcatgagagagaagagacaccTCTCCAATTACCACAAGCCGAGTCCTCATCTGGCCCTATTTTCTCAGCTAGTGACCCCCTGCCAACCTCAACAGCCTCGTGccaaagagggaaaacaaaaaggcaaaattACACCATCTTATGTCGCCTCCGAGGACAATGAATACAATCACCAAGGTCTGCTTTGGAGCGGAAGAGCTGCTTAGGTTCAGCGGTCTAAACGCTGCATAaacatttgggaaacactgtgcTTCTTGTTGCAAAGGAAGGGGATGATGCAAATGAGAagattgcatgtttttgcttttactgTCTGGCTGGGATGACAATCACATCAATGAGGCGAAATAATGAGGTgctgaggggaggagggggggcgGAGGCACAGGGGGAGTGGGAGGAGGGATGGGCCTGCATGTGGGAAATGAGGAGAAAGTAGAAGCAAAGGAGAGtgaatgagagagggagagagacagcgagtGGGATAAGAGCGTGTGACCGAAAAGAGACAGTGAATGAGAcagtgtgagggagagaaaacactgagaggTGGACAAAagtatgaatgagtgtgtgtttatgtgtgtgaggggggaaaagagtGTATAGGTTGGGGGGATGGGTAGAAACAGGGACCTCGGGGAAGCCACTGAAAGGTTCCTGGGACAATAGAGCTGCGTTCACAAGGCAACAGCACTAGCTCTCCCATgcatcctcctccccctcctcctcctcttcatcgaCCTTCTTTAAGGCCCCCTTTACTCTCGCAGTGAAAGCATAAAAAGTAATCACTACTCCTTCATCCAGCACTCACCCAGGAGTAAGACAGGATGAGCAAACTTCAATTtcaactgcagcagcagagaggagacacaTTAGATTCTCACTCCCGTGCTTCTTCTGTTGTCATGTGTTTTGAGGAATTATTACAGCCCACCGTGCACATGTAACATGCACATGCAAGCaatcaagcaaacaaacatgtacaaaaCACCAGGTAGCCTCTCAAGTGTCCCATTAGCAGCGTTTGAACTGCGGATTCAGcaacaaaaatgactttgatcCTCAGTGGGGTGACAGTCTGGGGCTGCGTTCACTTCCTCTGTGACTCCTGCAAATGCCCACGTCTTCTATCCACCGGGAAAGAGGAGGCCTTTACTACAGACGTGAGAACTCCATTAAGATCTGAAAGGGGAGCCATTACCAATTTATGGGCCAACTACAGCTCCATGTGTTGTCGACTGTTTAGCTTGTTCTGATGTTCTGAATAATGCAGCCTGGATTATGTCAGGTCATACTGCCCCAAATATGACTGAGAAAAGATGTTTCTGCAGTGACAGTGCTTCTCCTTGTTCCAGTATTACTCAAGAGCATCTGTAGTGAAACATGGACGGTACAAGTGGTTGTGATGCACTTTGGGTAAAAGCACAGAATAAGCCAGGGAGCTTTGTTGTAAGCTTAACCTGTCTTTTCTAGAAAACAGAGTATCTATCATGTacaaattaaataacatttcagcTCAAAATGAACTAAATTGGTTGCTGAAATGTCATGTAAATTGCTTTGaaggtttaatttaatttttatgtGATGGCATATGTATGTAATGTTGTGATATGGTAATGTTATTACTTTTTCAAGATTCTCTCTGTTTAAGGGTCAATATagcatatctatctatctatctatctatctatctatccatccattaaGTGTCTTATGTTGCAATGACTCCGCTGTATCTTTGCAGCACTTAACTAATTGTCCACTAACAGCCCAAGATGTTGGACATATATTTTCTTTGAAAGCTGTCATTACACTATTTTTCTGTCATAATATTAACTTCAGTTAGATTTCAGGTGTGACTGATTAAATGTTATCACACGAATGCCACTTTGAAGAACGTAATGTGATGACCGGGTACCATTTTTGCCGTTTCATGCCTTCAAATCCAACATTTGACTTTACAACACAATAGCTctttctgagagagagagaacgctTTATCATTTCACTACATCGAAATCCCTCCATCCAACCTCTGCACACTCATGACATTGCACAAACTGCACACTCATAACATGtacttatactgtatattggtgTTAGCTGGagtatctctctatctatctatctatctatctatctatctatccttatttggacactgcattgaccAACACCTTTTTCTCCTAAACATAATCCTAACCAGTGCTTgactctaaccataacctaatATCCTTAGTCTTTAACCACAGCCTCAGTCACATGAGGTTcagcctcattagaaccaggttttggtccccatgaggactactgttTCTGAAAAAGTCAGCgttgaaacaacaaaaaaggttcCTCATGAGGGAACAAAAACgagcacacacactttctccctAAACCACAGatgacaaccacacacacaaaagcacacatttggacaaagacacactgggacaaacacacacatggacaaacacacaggatcAATCACTGGTCCGCACCATCGCTTCCCGTCACTGATGGATTGACCCACATCTGTTCTTCTACATCGGATTCCGCCAGTTTCACTCTCAGATTTAACGAACCGTTTTCGGTCTACACGTCCAACAGCTGATTTAAACGTCAATTATGTGGTTTtggtgaaaaaaacagaaggttTAAAGTGGTTTCAGATGCAAAGATTCTCCTCATTATCCTCCTCATCTAATGTGGGCTCCGCAACGAGTGACCACTTGGTTAGCTAGCTTATGTCCAGCGGTCCGACTTCTTAGTTTTTTTGGATAAATGAGAGTAAAGCCAACATAAATAACCACATATTTGACTAATTTGACAAATAATGTTCATATTAGTTGTAAAAAGTGTCATGAGAACCTCACCAGCACTTGAACTATTAGAAGGAATATTAGAAGATATCCGCCGGTCAGCACGTCCCGTTAGTTACTCGTATTAGCTCTGCCATCCTGTGTGCCCCCAGCCCCGTCTGGCCACTCCGGGGAAAAATCCTTTGAGGACTGGGACACGCCCACCGGTCCACATTCACCAATCACGCTCCAGCAGCAGGGATTTAACACTTGATGTACGTGCGTTTCAACCAATGGGGCTCCTTAAAACAAAAGACTGGCAGGGAGACTCCCCCGAGGACCCAAAGGGCTGTAGTAAATGCAGTGGGCGGGGCCACAATTGGGCGTTGCTGAAGAGcttaacagggtttttttttttatttagtccCACAACTTGTCAAAATTATAGGCGCAATATATTAATTCTCTAGCTTTttttacatgcacacatataATGATTTAGATAACGATGAACGGCACAGAGAGAGGTTTATTATAACAAGCCTCAGTCAGACAGTGATGCTGGGATAGTATTGGATAACAGAGTGAAGTAGCAGGGCCAGCATCCTGAAGGAAGAGGCTCAGGGAGAGGATTTGCTATTCATAGATCCATGCCTTTCTCTCCCAGGTGTGTTTGCAGACAAAAAGAATCACCTTAAAGCAAAAGAAACagagaatatacagtatgtattatgTTAATGTATATCTGCCTTGCACTGATATAGAGTCAGTGTATATCTAACTATGTGACACATTTTATCTATAAGGAATCTAAAACATAATGCCATATATCTTGTAAATGTCTAATTACTGAGGGACATGGTATTGACCGGGGTTCATCTATTAGGCTTTATGTTATgttgggtggagtggctcagtggttaagaccggtcccctgtgtgcgaaagacatcatggtcgcaatggtcgcaggtttgtactcaattccattgtaagtcgctttggataaaagcgtctgctaaatgacatgtaatgtaatgtaatgtaatgtcatgttgacatgtttgtatgcaaatacaaacatgaatacaattgaaaataaaacagtccaaaaaatgaattcagttgaaaaaaactacattaaaaaagGACTGAGAGTTACCTAATTGAAAATGCGAGTTCTATTCCTGGACATGAGGCAAAGCAAAGGCCTGCATATGTTATAAAGCTGTCAGTTGGACATATATAATTGATTAAAGCATGAATACTAAAAGCACACATGTAGTGTGCGTGACAAATTTAATTTAGTGCAACTGTAGAGTTAAGGAAAAGATGCTGGCATGCTTTGTTGCCATTTTGTGAGTTTGTAAATAAGACAGAATCCATATTTCTGACAAAACTAGTCAATATCCCCACAGAAAATATCATTTTGcaattcatcttcatcttctgccTTTGTTATATTTCTTACCTATTTCATACCCAGAGACCCAAGAGACAGACTGGTTCATCTTCTATCTGAAAAGTTAGGGTTAGTCACTTAAACCGACATTGCTCCAGCACCAGCAGTGGGTGACAggataaaatatataaaagactTGTGGTCATCAGcactaaaaacacactaaaatacagacGCATTGTGTGTTTGAACATCTATGAAACAGTAGCTGTAAGTGAGGGACCCTCCCAAAATATCAAGGTTTCcacttttattgtcatgttacttgctgtaaaatattccaatacaatacagtacaatgCATGTTCCAACTGCCATCCTCCATGCAATTGGTTGGTTTCGTCATCATGATGTAAGGCTCGCCCACAGCACAGAGCAGCTGAGCTTTCAGCCAGCATACGCTGCTGTGTCACTCCTGCCATGAAAACAATATCATGAAAACCAATTAAATTATAAACTACTAaaatctttatgtttttttaaaagtcctTTCAGAACAAAAACCCTCAATGCCACAGCTGTGGGGGCTCCACATCCTCCGAGCATACTTCAACAGCAGCTCGGTTCAGTCCTCAGCCGAGGCCCTCAccgggccacacacacacacacacacacaaaattaacagacagacagacaaatggaAGGACAGTGAATCTGTCGACGCTGGCAGTCACATAGCAGCTTTCAATCTCATCCAAGCTTCAACCAGAAGAGGGTAACTGTCTGGGGGCAGGATGTTGGTGGAGGATATGTGGACAGGTGAGGATAAAGAGGGGGAGGAAAATGACACGAAAAATGATCATGTGCCCCTCTAAAGCCATCTTCTCCAGGCTGGTTTGATAATGTGAACAGCAGATACAGGTCAAAGTCACAgcatcctttttttcctctctcatcctcccgtcttgtgtttcacctgtcagggtttttatttataatcaatGTTTCAAATACTGGGGTAAAAGGTGAAGACTGAGGGTTGTTGCCATTCTGGTCTAACAGACGACTGCTGCTGAGAAGGTGCCCTCTGAGGTCAGGTGGGGTCGGGATTTGTAGCCTTGGACATCCCCACATGCCTCAGTACATTCGTTCAGGTGGGCATGGCGAgggctgtggtgaatgtgtcgtgtgtgtgtacgtaagTGCGGGAGGGGTGTTTCAGTAGCGATGGGTCTGGTGGGAGTACTGGGGCGGTTGCTGGGAGGTAGTGGAGTATCCCATGCTGCTTTGGGGCAGTGATGTGCTTGGTCCAGGGTTCTGGTAGGCAGCATGTGGATTGGAGCGctgtatggaaaaaaaaaaaagaaaaatacaaagagatattttttgtttgtttccgcCAGCTTTCACACAGTTTGAGATGCTGAATGGGAACAGCCCCAAGACATGTGACTTTTGACTGCAATGAGAATTAAGTCCTGATCAGCGGTAATGTTAACATGACAACCACATCATTTTGCCATGTAATACTTGACTGTCTAGTTGCAGAGTCTGCACCAGTATGTGCCCATTTCAGGTGGCAGTGATGTAAATCATTCCAGTGCATCATTCCAACAACTGAAAGATTGTTTATAATACTTTTGCCTCTCagtagtaaaaaacaaaacaaaacctcaacTCATCCATCTACTGGTAATGGAAAAGGCctttttcatgttaaaaaacACTGCCTATGCTCACTAATTTTAGTGTAAAGTGTGTATCAGAAGGGGTGGTACAGTGACtaacattgttgcctcacagtaagaAATTCACTGGCTGAAGGCTGTGCTGtggtgtggagtttgcatgttctcctagTGCtagtgtgggttctctccaggtacttcagcttcctcccacagttcaaaaacatgcagaggttaattggacactctaaattaaccatagatgtgagtgtgagagtgaatggttgttcgtctctgaaTGTTTGCAATAGGTGAGTGACCTGTCCACGACGTACCCCATCTTTACCcacccctatgtcagctgagattggctccagcccccctcaaccctcatgtggaggatatagTGGTAgaaaatcaatgaataaataaattaatatctGAATCTGCACCAAGTTTCATCTCCCTTCTGGGACACTGGCCTCTTTTCTGAACTTGTGACAGACGAgttgacacagacagagagacgggagctatatattcttttttaaatctatttgtCGAGACAATTTTCATTAAAATTCATGATGGTACAAAAAACTTTTGGGGAATGTGACCCATTTACTCGCTTGAGTGCATACagaacaaataacattaaaaagaatACAACAttatctacaaaaaaaaaggattcaacAGTGAGTCATGAGGAAAGAAAGCGGGAGACATACCTGGTAGTCTGAGGTCATGATGAGGCCACCTGAGGTAGTGGTGGGCGGGACGACACGCACTTTTTTCAGAGGCGGACCCTGGGCGTGACTGTTGTCAGGGTTGCCAGTGTGCCCCGCCCCATTTGTGTGGTTGTTtccctgttgctgctgctggtttttcTACAAGCCAAACGGTCATTGATGATTTGATTActccacatacagtatttgcatTGTCAAAGATGcagtcacattttaaaatcagcCATGATGGATGTCTCTTTACCGATTCTTTGCTGTAATGTTTCCCTGAAGCACATGGATTTCTTACTTTGTCTGCCTTgtcctctggctcctcctctGTCAGGAACTCCCTCTTGGGATAGGGAATCTGGCAACCCGCAAACAcacttgaaaaagaaaaaaaacatgaaaagacaTTAAGGACCCATGACTTCAGGGCAATACACATCCCAACACATTGTAACGCAAGCGAAGGAGTagcacaaaataacaataaagcagacacagactgtatatgtgtgggtttgtgtgttctGACTCACTCAGATGTGGGCAGAGGTTCCTCAAGAAAGTAAGGGTCCTGCATGGCCTGCTCAGATGTGATTCTACGGATGGGGTCCATTGTCAAGAGCTTTTGTAGCTGAAATGAATTTCAACTTTGGTGTCAAAACAGGAGTGAAATTATGACAAAGCAAGCTACAAGGGATCGTGTAACAGGACTATTACTTACCAAGTGGAATGCTTTGCTGTCGGGTTTGACTTTATGCTTTTCCATGTACTTTATAAGGCTGCAGTTTGTATATCTGTCATAAGAAGGAGCACATTATAGTGATATGACACCTATGGTACAATTACCTCACACAGTGTAAGAACAAGCAGACCGTTCACACGATTACGTAAGAAGCTGTTTTCCGGCAGACACAGCACTTTGTTTTGCTCAGCTTTGccttttgtttcacattttgaagaaaaGTGGGACAGTGGGGCTGTGCACACTCACGTGTTCCTCCTAAAGTCTTTCATCAGCGTAGAGTGTTCTGGCATCTTTTTGATGTCCTCCCAGTCTTTATCTGTAAAAATGAGGGAGCAAGAGGATTACATCACTTCACCAGGACACACCATCCCTTTCCTACAGAACAGAATAAACTCAATAAACCTTCTTGAGTTGACCGAGTTTTGTTTCACAGAGTGTACATACATAttacttaaacttaaaatatgattcttccttccatccatccatcaaaaaGAACGGTACATTACACAAATAGAACAGCAGAGATGGTAGGAGGGGGGAAAAGACCAGAAGCAGATTAAGTGAACTGGAAAATATAGGCCCAAATGTGGCCCTGCAAGTCaaagtttctgtgtttgtgacttGGCTTCATCTATCGTGTCAGTGGATTGATGTTCAGAGGCCACAGACCACATTACTGCCTaaagagaaagagcgagagaagaCGAGGGAAATAATTATCCAAATATGGATTGAAAAGGGAAAACAGtagcaacattaaaataaataaacggtTTGGAATAGTAATTCTTTCCAATATATCAAGCAAAACATCCCTGTTTGGAGGAATGCTGGCTCACAGGAAACTAATCAGTATGAAatagtaaatatttaaaattggAATGAACAGTTTTTCtcaggacattttttttgtgtggcagCAGTGGAGTCTCACCAGCAGGGAAGCCCATGACGTTAAAGATGCGGTCCAGTTGGTCATGGTGGTAAGGGTTACTGGTCTTGATGTCCTCCTGGCGACAGTGAAATATGGGCTCAGACGTCAGCAGTTCTGCAAAGATGCAGCCTATCGCCCAGATGTctgaaagaacaaaacaattaagCAGCCAGTTAAGCATAGAGGAGCTGCACGGACAGACTGTGTCGCACAGTTCTCACCGATGGCTTTGGTATAGTGCCGAGCCCCCAGCAGCAGTTCAGGTGCTCTGTACCAGAAGGTGACCACCACAGGGTCGAGATCGGCTAAAGGCTTTAGCGGTGAATTAAATAGACGGGCAAACCCCATGTCCgctgtagaagaagaaaaatcacattatcCTGGTATCCTggtaacacatttaaataataataatagtttacTTTATTTATCCAAACAAAAGACATGTATACATACCAATCTTTACTCTACCCCTCTCTGGTCCTTCACCCATCACTAAAATGTTAGCTGGTTTCTGGTGGAGAACAGGAGataattcaacattaaattaaataagcaTGCTTCTATATTCTAATAAGTATGCTAGATTTGTTTCACTAGTTTAATACAGTCATAAATGGCATGCATTATCAAGACTATGttgctgccccctagtggttaATAAAACACACCAGCTTCATCCCACAAGGAGAGGCTTTTCAACCATTTCCATCTCaccactgtctgtctgccagTGAGCCAAATGGAATCTAATTTGGCATGGCAGTAATGAAGCTGTTAAAAATCAATACACTATAGATATGCTATTGACAGCGTTTGTAcagtattgttattttaaaggaaCAATTGCATTACATGAAACAGCCTGCAGAAATCAATCACTACAGCAAGTACAACATATAATTTGTATGAATAACAGTCAATACTCTGCTGCATGATCATTTTAATCAACTTAAACACCTAAAAAAAGACATGTGACACAAGActagacagacagaaacagctTCACTCCTCTTCCCACTACATTCCAGTCTTTCATCATCGCTTGCTCTTCCCTTCTACCTAAATATTCTCCTCCCCACCTCTTGTCCTGTCCCCTTTCCCCCTCTGCCCCCTCCTGCAATCCTCCTTACAAGGTCTCTGTGGAGGACCCAGTTGGCATGGAGGTAATGGATGCCATCCAGGATCTGGTAGAGCAGAGACTTGACCATTCCTCTAGGCAGCTGAAGTGGCTTCTTGTTGGCCTTAGACGCTCTGTGAAACTTAATAATGTGCTATGggaagacaaaacaataaaaacaaaatttaaaaaaaggactgCTGTGTGTAAACCAGAAGTGTTCTCTTCCTATATTTGCATACGGACAAATGTAAGTTTGTCACCGCAGGCAGCACGAGTGAGGCTGATGTTTGTGGCATTTGTTTCCACTGCTTAACGAAGCAAATACGGAGCGCTGCAGCTCTGTGGCAGAAAATTGCCTTGGCTCTGATAACACGCCAGTTCAAACTATCAACTGTAAAGCAGCAGAGGCTTTGCTCCAAAATGCTGACTTCTTGGTGTATCTGTGCTCTAACAGTGCATAATTACCGCCATTTTGAGTTTACTAAGGGCTGATGGGGAATATGAGAGTATATGTAGTTCCTGGGAAATCTTAAAAGGTTAAATATTAACAACCTAATACCTATTTAGGAAATATGTAGTCTAATATAAGTCCTGTCATGTAGCTTCGTTGTGCTTGTTTCGTGTGTGTATTTTACCCAGAGATCATGTTCAGCGTAGTCAAAGAGCAGCCACACTTTACGGTCTGCATGTGACAGGAAAACCTTCTGCAGTGAGATGACATTGGGGTGCTTCAGCTCCCGCAGCAGCTGCaataaacaaactcattttGAGAATTAACCACGTTAAAAGACTGTACACAAAGACTATAACCCAGTGtaaatgtatattcatattCTGTGACTCTATGCCTGTTGGTGCCACTGACATAACAAACCCTAATTACGACAGGAGGGTGATGTCACATGTTGCATAAACCACCTAGGAATGGAATGAAGGGTGTTCGACAGAGATCAAACAATAGGCACACACTAAGCCAAGAAGTTCTTACTGCAATCTCTCTGCAGGCTGACATTGAGATGCCAGTGCCTTCAATCTGCTTGAGGGCGTAGTCCTTGTCATCCTTCCTACAAACACAGAGGCAAAGCAACATCAACACCAAACCAGACTGGCGGGCCTCGTGAGGACTGTCT
This genomic interval carries:
- the cdk8 gene encoding cyclin-dependent kinase 8 isoform X2, which gives rise to MDYDFKVKLTGERERVEDLFEYEGCKVGRGTYGHVYKAKRKDGKDDKDYALKQIEGTGISMSACREIALLRELKHPNVISLQKVFLSHADRKVWLLFDYAEHDLWHIIKFHRASKANKKPLQLPRGMVKSLLYQILDGIHYLHANWVLHRDLKPANILVMGEGPERGRVKIADMGFARLFNSPLKPLADLDPVVVTFWYRAPELLLGARHYTKAIDIWAIGCIFAELLTSEPIFHCRQEDIKTSNPYHHDQLDRIFNVMGFPADKDWEDIKKMPEHSTLMKDFRRNTYTNCSLIKYMEKHKVKPDSKAFHLLQKLLTMDPIRRITSEQAMQDPYFLEEPLPTSDVFAGCQIPYPKREFLTEEEPEDKADKKNQQQQQGNNHTNGAGHTGNPDNSHAQGPPLKKVRVVPPTTTSGGLIMTSDYQRSNPHAAYQNPGPSTSLPQSSMGYSTTSQQPPQYSHQTHRY
- the cdk8 gene encoding cyclin-dependent kinase 8 isoform X1, giving the protein MDYDFKVKLTGERERVEDLFEYEGCKVGRGTYGHVYKAKRKDGKDDKDYALKQIEGTGISMSACREIALLRELKHPNVISLQKVFLSHADRKVWLLFDYAEHDLWHIIKFHRASKANKKPLQLPRGMVKSLLYQILDGIHYLHANWVLHRDLKPANILVMGEGPERGRVKIADMGFARLFNSPLKPLADLDPVVVTFWYRAPELLLGARHYTKAIDIWAIGCIFAELLTSEPIFHCRQEDIKTSNPYHHDQLDRIFNVMGFPADKDWEDIKKMPEHSTLMKDFRRNTYTNCSLIKYMEKHKVKPDSKAFHLLQKLLTMDPIRRITSEQAMQDPYFLEEPLPTSDVFAGCQIPYPKREFLTEEEPEDKADKVRNPCASGKHYSKESKNQQQQQGNNHTNGAGHTGNPDNSHAQGPPLKKVRVVPPTTTSGGLIMTSDYQRSNPHAAYQNPGPSTSLPQSSMGYSTTSQQPPQYSHQTHRY